A genomic window from Candidatus Marinimicrobia bacterium CG08_land_8_20_14_0_20_45_22 includes:
- a CDS encoding transposase, producing MPYIRVWIHLIWSTKNREKLISPSLKSGLLVHLHENASEKEIFLSELNCMEEHCHALVSLGCTQTISKIMQLIKGESAHWINDNHLVRGHFEWQDEYIAVSVSESQIGKVRNYIQNQEIHHKKKTFAQEYDEFIKKYGFIKDS from the coding sequence ATGCCATACATCAGAGTTTGGATTCATTTGATTTGGTCAACAAAAAATCGCGAGAAATTAATCAGTCCATCTCTCAAATCCGGATTGCTGGTTCATCTTCATGAGAATGCCTCAGAGAAAGAAATATTCCTATCGGAACTCAATTGTATGGAAGAACATTGCCATGCGCTGGTATCATTAGGTTGTACACAAACGATCAGTAAAATAATGCAACTAATCAAGGGCGAGTCTGCGCACTGGATTAATGATAATCATCTGGTTCGAGGACATTTCGAGTGGCAGGATGAATATATAGCCGTGTCTGTTAGTGAATCGCAAATAGGGAAAGTCAGGAATTATATCCAAAATCAGGAAATTCATCATAAGAAAAAGACTTTTGCTCAAGAATATGATGAGTTCATTAAGAAATACGGGTTC